The Cygnus atratus isolate AKBS03 ecotype Queensland, Australia chromosome 16, CAtr_DNAZoo_HiC_assembly, whole genome shotgun sequence genome contains the following window.
ATTGAAATACAGGACTCCTGTAAAGAGGTACAGATCTAAAAGGTCTtccctacatttttttctttaacatacaGAATTGAGCATTAAGCTGTAGCTGTATTACATCAGTGGGTACTGTTTAAAAGACAAGCCATTCTTTCACCCTCAAAATGTGTCTGTATCTATAGATCAAGATACAGATCAAGATATGCATAATTAATAACTtgacaaaaaaatgcattgcaaacTAATTCTGAGTAACCAGTTTTATCAGTGAGAAAAATTTACCAGCTTTTAATTATCTTTCTTATGAAACTGTTGTCTGCATCACGTAATTGCTTTATTCTGTTCTATCTTACCTGACTTCCATTAGGACTATGTCTTTCCCACTTAGGGCTCTCCATGCTCTCAGCATAAGGGACTCACACTAGGTGAAAATAACACTGGTGGGCTCAGTGATCTGGACTAACCCCAGTGGTTCATAGATAAGTATAAAGTAATACTCAAATGTGTACACATCATATCTCATTTAATTGGAAATAGCTGCAAAGTCAGAGGTTGGATACTCTGCAATTGTGTGCTCTTCCAGAATTGTCACCCTACTGATCCAAGAGGTTTCTCAGCAAGAATAGAAATAGGCCCTGTATTGGCAAGGCCACTGCCTCCAACACTGTTGTCATTGAAACTTTAACCACTtctccagggaaggaaaaggggagatCATGACCAATATTTGCTTTGAATATATTACAACAATGCTTAACAGCATCTTCTGTTGGAAAGAGTAGAGGGAAGAAACCAGAGGAGGAAATGAAGTTTGTCTGTGAAGTATGGAGAAAAGAGTAACCTGGTAACAGAAAATAACGAGGAATTTGTAACAGGAATAGAAAAGGATAAAGTGAAGGATACAAATCAAgagaaattagaaagaaaaaatagtaaaaaatcaATTGTAGTGCTTGGTGTaggaagtaaaactgaaaaagaaatgagaagcaaataagcaggaaaaagaTCAGAGTCAACAGATGTCAGGGtcgagcactggaacaggctcgCAGGAAAGTGGTCACAGCAgcgagcctgccggagttcgagaagcatttggacaatgctctcagacatatggtttcatttttaggtagtcctgtgtggagccaggggttggacttgatgatccttgtctcttccaactcaagatGTTCTGTTCTATTTAAGAAACACGCTCCAGAAGTTTACTAACTTGCTCATGATTTAATAATAGTATTGTAAGCAAGAGAGACCCATCTAGATGAATACACAAGTACAACTTTATGAGTATAGGTACCAGCAATAGATACAAAACACCATTAAACTTGTTTgggttgatggttggacttgatgatcttggaggtcttttccaacattaaaCGATTCTACGATTCTCTGAAAACCTCTCTATTTTTCAACATAATCTTTCTGGCTTTCTGTTGCGTGTATTGTCCTCAAAGTTATGTTTGAACAATACTTTTTACTAATCAATATAAAAACTTTCAACAACACATATACAGCAACATGAAAGCCCTATTTATAAACAGCCATGCAGTCTGTACAGATCCAAGGGTTACTTCCATTTAGAAGAAGTTGTGCAACTTCCTTGGGATATTAAAGTGCACAGGCAGGACTGATTCCTCTCATTCAcatccagaaatattttgtcttacTGAGACACTGTTCCAGGTAGAACACCAGGCCAGAATTAGCACCTTTTCATTCATACAGGTGACATGAAATCCTAATCCTATTCCTGTTACACTGAACATGGTCAAAAATGTGGAATATCTCCATACATACTTAATTCAGTGACTACCTCTGCCCTTGTATTTAGAAGCATTCTTCTGCAATCCTAGAATCTTTGAAAATCAAGGCTGTGCTCTTTCAGCTTAGAGGGAGATTTGTACATCTACCTAACGTGTAAACAGAGCCTTTCCTTTCATTGCTCAGAGCAGGCAAGGCTCAAGAACCAGCTAACAGAGCAAGGCAGCCCTGTATAGAATTTATCATTCTATGTGAATACTTAACCCTCAAATCTATACATTCTGTAGCTTGCATAGAAATGTCCGGTCAAATGGCATAAAAATCAACTATGATAGAAACCAAACTTTTAGACAAGTTGAGTGATCACAGGCAAGACCTGTGCACTGGACAGTGGCAGTAGACTTTGTGTACCTGAGagatttgctgttgttttgtgtaCAATTGACTTTAGTTAAGAAAGCTGAGAATCATAGCCCCAGCTATTTGAATTATGAATACTTCATTTATAATGCTATATGTATAATGGAAAtcttatatatatttctccatTCTCtactttttagaagaaaatctcCACATCAGTGGATTACCACACACATATTACAGGATTgcatccaaaatatttttcctaatggaatgaaaatgaaaaaaacaacaaagaagttaagaaaaaacattttaatgacttCTGTGGATCTATTATACTTTCAGGCTGGTAGAATTTCAAAAAGACTCGTCATCAGGCATGGCCTATAGCTGGGATACACATGTGAATTTACAAATTAAGTGCTATAAACCCTGTTTAATTTAACCTTTTCTACTGCTACTCTCTATCTTTTTCTATTCCCTTTGTTATTTTAATCTGATGAAAAGGTTTGCAATTGATTCAAATTGATTCTTATGGCTAAGAGAAACGTTTGCAAACTGTAGTCAGCAGCATACTTGGTGGTGCCATGTGGAAGCTCACAGTTATACCGTCCCAAGGTCTCTAACTGTTCAAGTCCATCGAACGGAGTCTGGTTTTAGACTCATCCAATCTCctgattgttttttaatgaactgaTTGCTGTGGTTCCTACAGGACTGATACCTTTTAGCCTATGAAAATCTTTACAAATCCTTAAAACTTGTTTAGTCACTCTAAGAGACAGGATATATACAATGGGCTAGGAGGAGGACTGTAACCTTTAGGATGTAGGCAAAGTGTCAGTCTTCCTGGATGAGTTCTTTTAATTAGATACTGTTCGTAATGGATCCTGCTTTTCTGCATATGTGCTTCACCCCCTCTGACCTGCGTGAAACTCACAATTTCCACTTCATGGGAAATGTTATGATttcaagaagtgtttttattatgtgttgaaagaaaagcttgtgtTTACCATTCCCATAAAGTGTAGTTGTAAAAGACACTTCTGTAACATCTTAACTCTGGTATATTGaggttttcaaaaaaatattattttaacgTCAAAGCACTCTCCCACATGAATTTTTATCAAAGCCAGTACAATTACACACGCACTATTCTTCCCTTCCTAAAGAGCGGTTTATTAGAAACAGGTTTCTCCTACAAAATAACTCCATTTTCCCCCCATGACTAATTGCACTCGGGCTGCACATGCAGTCCACCCGGGGCTGCCTCCACGGGGACACTGCCTGCAGCCCGCTCCccggccttcctcctcctcctcctcctcctcctcctcccccccccccccccaggcgaGGCCGGGCAGGTGGCGGGGCGCTGCAGTTCGGCCGCCCCCGACCCCCGACGGGACCCCCGGCggccgcccctcgccccccgaCCCCGGCCCCGCCTTCCCGCGGAGCTGCCCTGAGGGTGGCCGTGGGCGGGCGGGTCCCGAAGCCCCCCCTTGCCTCCCCGATGCCCCTCggagccccccgcagcccctcacctcacctcacctcccGCAGCCCCTCTCCTCACCTCCCGGCGACCCGCGCGGGACGGCCCCTCGCAGCCTGGCCCGCCATTTCGcgtccctcctcccctccatccctcaCCCCTCACTCACTCGGGGGTGTTGATCCAGATGATGTCGAGGTGGCAGTAGTAGACGCACTCCTTGTCCTTGTAGGTGTAGCAAGTGCAGCGCCGGGCTCGCCGCCGCAGCGTCCCGCCGTCAGCCCtggcccggccgccgccgcccggcgccgccgccgccgccgcctcgccgccCTCCCGCTCCTCCCGGCCCAGCGCCGCCGAGCGCGGCTCGCCGCCGGCCGGCACGGAGCGAGGCCGGGGCAGCGAGGACCCTgcaaaaagggaaggggaaagagcagCGCTCAGAGACCCCACTGCGGCGCCCCgcgcccctcccccccccccccccccccccccccgcttgCAGCCCCCTTGGGGATGGGACCCCGAGAAGTTTCGGGCGGCCAAAGGCACCGTTATGTCTGCGCGGGATGCCTGTACCGGGGCTTGGGGGCGGCCCGGGAGAGGTTTTGGGGGGTTTAACCCACCGACGGCCAGTGATGCCTAGTAGCTACCCGCGCTGTTGCTTACAGCCTTCGGGGAAAAGAAGggcaaaagcagcagccctTCTTTGTGTGCGTGCGTGGAAAcggcaaagaaagaaagaaagtcagGTTACCTGCAGTCGATGTAATTGTAAGTCCAAAGAGGAACAGTAACCCCAGCTCCATTAACCCCAAATTGCACGCTTGTTAACTGCAGGCAAAGGTGAAGCGCAGGGGCCGCTCCGGGAGGAGTCGCTGGGGGCCGGAGGCAgccgccgctccccgcagccGGCTCCCCACGGGGCTGCGAGCGGCGCTGCTCCCTCGCGGCTCCTTTCCTCCAGCGCCCGCTGAGTCCCGACGGGGAGAGAGCGGCGTCAGGAGCAGGGAAGATCCATCGCTTGGCGTTTCTCACACAcacctcccaccccacccccaaatGCGAGCAGAAACCGGAGCTGCTGTTTCCCAGCTGCAGCCGCCTCCCCGCAGCGggcagcctccttccctccctccctccctgcctgcctcccccggGGCGGGCGctccccgcccccggcccggtgCAGGTGAGGGACCGGCAGCAAGCAGCATCCTCCCGGCGCCCCCCTTTGTTCTGCCGCCCGCGCTCCATCGCCCTCGGACGGTGCCCGCTCCTCTCGTCCTCTGCGCTCCCCTGGGGACGGAGGGTGGCCTCTATGATAGAAGCAAGAGGTTGAGGCTCAGACCTGGGCTACGGGTTTAGAAAGTGGTGTTTGGGGCTTTTCCTCCGGGACTTTATCACTGATTTCCCAGGTGAAAATTAAGTCATCGGTTCGCTGCTACTTTTCGTTTTCTGCTTAATTAAGAGCACCTCTTTGCCGGAGAAACCTATCAAACTGAAAGAGCTTTAAGTAAACTTAAAGTAAAAGGGGGTTCGTATGGCATGCAAAGCAGGCACTTGTGCTTAGAACATTACTGCGTGTGGCCCC
Protein-coding sequences here:
- the EDN3 gene encoding endothelin-3, encoding MELGLLFLFGLTITSTAGSSLPRPRSVPAGGEPRSAALGREEREGGEAAAAAAPGGGGRARADGGTLRRRARRCTCYTYKDKECVYYCHLDIIWINTPERTVPYGLSNYRGNFRGKRSTGQNQSTFQSSFRCSCLDAHDKQCMQFCRRMQDRRRNHGSMKITEEKDQSREEENAFIQ